In Phyllopteryx taeniolatus isolate TA_2022b chromosome 8, UOR_Ptae_1.2, whole genome shotgun sequence, one genomic interval encodes:
- the zbtb44 gene encoding zinc finger and BTB domain-containing protein 44 isoform X3: MRQKPQLDTFSLHVQKLDNMGVKTFTHCSTSHSQEMLEKLNNLRNQGHLCDVTIRVQDKHFLAHKVVLACCSEFFRSKLVGRPEEEDKFVLDLHHVTVSGFAPLLEYAYTSTLSISTENIIDVLAAASYMQMFTVASTCSEFMKSSILWSPNNNGNNTLAASKPHDSAPESASSNCALTPLDDSVSPVSSDCSVMERNVPVCRESRRKRKSFVAMASPESPLKCTTQMPNTSPQVSNPSPSFTDSTAQPVESSLAFPWTFPFGIDRRFHSDKSKLPQSSRCQEQAATVTSEVVVGRRLSDFLTCESSKAVSPPGPAEEEDVRVKVERLSDEEVQESSTHAVSASQSSLNDQQTVPGSEQVQEDLLISPQSSSIGSMDEGVSEGLPSMQSTSNAERHAEDDERLEGIQYPYHLYIGPSARPGTNAPDRPFQCPTCGVRFTRIQNLKQHMLIHSGIKPFQCDRCGKKFTRAYSLKMHRLKHEVISSCPTT; encoded by the exons ATGCGCCAAAAACCACAGTTG gACACCTTTTCTCTACATGTTCAGAAGCTGGATAACATGGGAGTCAAAACCTTTACCCATTGTTCAACATCCCACAGCCAGGAGATGCTTGAGAAGCTCAACAATTTGCGTAACCAAGGTCACTTGTGTGACGTTACCATCAGGGTGCAAGACAAACATTTCCTGGCCCATAAAGTGGTCCTGGCCTGCTGCAGTGAATTCTTCCGCTCAAAACTGGTGGGTCGGCCCGAGGAGGAGGACAAGTTTGTGTTGGACCTTCACCATGTGACAGTTAGTGGCTTCGCTCCTCTGCTGGAATACGCCTACACGTCTACGCTCTCCATCAGCACAGAAAATATTATCGATGTCCTTGCAGCTGCGAGTTACATGCAGATGTTCACAGTCGCAAGTACGTGTTCAGAGTTCATGAAGTCGAGTATTTTATGGAGTCCAAATAACAACGGCAACAACACACTTGCAGCAAGTAAACCCCATGATTCAGCACCTGAGAGTGCCTCTTCGAACTGTGCCCTAACGCCACTTGATGACAGCGTGTCTCCTGTGTCATCTGACTGTAGTGTAATGGAGAGAAATGTTCCAGTTTGCCGCGAATCACGCCGGAAACGGAAGAGTTTCGTAGCCATGGCTTCGCCTGAGAGTCCTCTCAAATGCACTACACAGATGCCCAATACCTCTCCCCAGGTTTCCAATCCATCCCCCTCATTTACAGACAGCACAGCCCAGCCTGTGGAGTCCTCCCTAGCCTTCCCGTGGACGTTCCCATTCGGCATTGATAGGAGATTCCACTCGGACAAATCAAAGCTTCCGCAGAGCTCCCGGTGCCAAGAGCAGGCAGCCACAGTTACTTCTGAGGTGGTGGTTGGTCGGCGACTCAGTGACTTTCTGACGTGTGAAAGCTCCAAGGCAGTGTCGCCACCTGGGCCAGCGGAGGAAGAAGATGTTAGGGTGAAAGTGGAGCGGCTCAGTGATGAGGAGGTCCAAGAGTCATCCACCCACGCTGTCAGTGCGTCCCAGAGCTCACTCAACGATCAACAGACGGTGCCAGGAAGTGAACAGGTTCAGGAGGATCTCCTCATCAGTCCACAGTCATCATCCATAG gaTCAATGGATGAGGGCGTGTCAGAGGGCTTGCCATCTATGCAGAGCACCTCTAATGCTGAAAGACATGCAGAGGATGATGAAAG GTTAGAGGGTATTCAATATCCTTACCACCTCTATATCGGCCCGTCAGCCCGGCCTGGCACCAATGCCCCTGACAGGCCCTTTCAGTGTCCAACCTGTGGAGTTCGATTCACTCGCATTCAAAACCTGAAGCAGCACATGCTCATACATTCCG